One region of Desulfobacterales bacterium genomic DNA includes:
- a CDS encoding FMN-binding protein, with amino-acid sequence MGAENSEKSAGSSRLKQNYLVQAWLVLLLAVCFGSALAAVQMTLGPTIEANKLNETLEKVPELVYGQETAAQLQNTQQITIAPRQIEVKTPVKTTYYSVYDTAKEGKRSGWVVKAKGQGYADKIELLVGLDAGAEKITGLFILDQKETPGLGNKIIETKWRGQFIGKSTLQPLRVTKSGAKAPEEIDSVSGATISSDSVCSIVNITLGDLKDKLK; translated from the coding sequence ATGGGAGCTGAAAATTCGGAAAAATCCGCTGGCTCGTCCCGTTTAAAGCAAAATTATTTGGTCCAAGCTTGGTTGGTGCTGCTGCTGGCTGTTTGTTTCGGCTCTGCATTGGCGGCTGTTCAAATGACGTTAGGACCGACCATAGAGGCCAATAAGCTGAATGAAACATTGGAGAAAGTGCCGGAGCTGGTCTATGGCCAAGAAACTGCTGCTCAACTTCAGAACACGCAGCAGATTACGATCGCGCCTCGCCAGATCGAAGTAAAAACACCGGTTAAAACGACCTACTACAGTGTTTATGACACTGCAAAGGAAGGAAAACGCTCCGGGTGGGTGGTAAAAGCCAAAGGACAGGGGTATGCCGATAAGATTGAGCTTCTGGTGGGTCTTGATGCTGGTGCAGAGAAAATAACAGGCTTGTTTATTCTGGATCAGAAAGAAACGCCGGGATTGGGGAATAAAATCATCGAAACAAAATGGCGAGGCCAGTTTATCGGGAAAAGTACGCTTCAACCCCTGCGGGTCACCAAGTCCGGCGCGAAGGCGCCAGAAGAAATCGATTCGGTCTCAGGTGCCACCATATCTTCCGACAGTGTATGCAGCATTGTGAATATCACGCTCGGAGACCTGAAAGATAAGCTTAAATAA